A region from the Thermanaeromonas toyohensis ToBE genome encodes:
- a CDS encoding thiamine pyrophosphate-dependent dehydrogenase E1 component subunit alpha yields the protein MNIPKENLLRMYLDMVTIRLYEETMAEAYQEGKHPVFNIAAGPVPGEMHLAAGQEPVAVGVCMHLRKDDTVVGTHRPHHFAIAKGVDLRRMTAEIFGKATGLGRGKGGHMHLFDPDVHFGCSGIIGASIPQAVGAALAFKMRKEERVAVAFFGDGAANQGAFHEGLNLAALWKLPVVFVCEDNSWAISVPKHKSTAINRNADRAVAYGMPGVYVGENDVLAVYEAAGEAVARARRGEGPTLIEVKTDRFFGHFQGDPEVYRPKDEVPRLRQNDPIKRFRNHLLESGIVTEVELDQLDTEARRRVEDAFTFARESPYPAPEEALLHVFVE from the coding sequence ATGAATATTCCCAAAGAAAACCTCTTGCGCATGTACCTGGACATGGTCACTATCCGGTTGTATGAGGAGACCATGGCAGAGGCCTACCAGGAGGGGAAGCACCCGGTATTTAATATTGCAGCGGGCCCGGTTCCCGGTGAGATGCACCTAGCCGCGGGCCAGGAGCCGGTGGCTGTAGGAGTATGCATGCACCTGCGCAAGGATGACACCGTGGTCGGCACCCACCGACCGCATCACTTCGCCATTGCCAAGGGCGTGGACCTCCGCCGCATGACCGCGGAAATTTTCGGGAAGGCTACCGGTCTGGGGCGCGGTAAGGGTGGTCACATGCACCTCTTTGACCCTGACGTGCACTTCGGTTGCAGCGGCATCATCGGTGCCAGCATTCCTCAGGCAGTGGGGGCAGCCCTGGCCTTTAAGATGCGCAAAGAGGAACGGGTAGCTGTGGCCTTCTTTGGTGACGGTGCCGCGAACCAGGGTGCCTTTCACGAGGGGCTTAACCTCGCCGCGCTCTGGAAGCTACCGGTGGTGTTCGTGTGCGAGGACAATAGTTGGGCGATTTCGGTACCAAAACACAAGTCCACGGCCATCAACCGGAACGCTGACCGCGCCGTCGCATACGGCATGCCCGGGGTTTACGTGGGAGAGAACGACGTCTTAGCCGTTTACGAGGCCGCTGGCGAGGCAGTGGCCCGTGCTCGCCGGGGTGAGGGACCGACGCTGATCGAGGTCAAGACTGACCGCTTCTTCGGTCACTTCCAGGGCGACCCCGAGGTCTATCGGCCGAAGGACGAGGTTCCACGCCTCCGGCAGAACGACCCGATTAAGCGGTTCCGCAACCACCTCCTCGAGAGCGGCATCGTCACGGAGGTAGAACTCGACCAACTGGACACTGAGGCCCGGAGGCGGGTGGAGGACGCCTTCACTTTCGCCCGGGAGTCCCCCTACCCGGCACCGGAAGAGGCTCTGCTACATGTTTTTGTCGAGTAA
- a CDS encoding sigma-54-dependent Fis family transcriptional regulator, whose amino-acid sequence MVENFYGVYRKVWYEWNRYLNTSTISGQIIRPEILKSWERCKNIGVNPYQRQGQEIIEGSALKEARERQEELIRAAQPIMEKLLALCGSLGFLAVLVGEDGYILEILGNYQETIDMARRINFIPGACWREDKVGTNGIGTALVLGQALEITGAEHFCCGLHSWTCAGSPIFGPEGQPIGIIDLSGPWYRENKQALATVVVAAVAIENNLRQNRAQKETMIYRQLTKHFLENNSDPLLVVDRTGRLVRANCASEKVLGCKIEDLIGRRVEEIFGNPQEILSLIEGRQSIKGKEILVQGRKGVLRCRADLSPVTGDYNESVAALIALKLPDSSQFYMSSPLTLQGFEHILGNHPRLRESIRLAYIAARSDAPVLILGETGTGKELFARSIHEASGRKGPFVAINCGALPRELVGSELFGYVGGAFTGARPEGKPGKFEQAQGGTLFLDEIGEMPPDIQVYLLRVLEEKKVVRLGGHKEIPLDVRVIAATNSDLPKLVREKKFREDLYFRLGVFTIHLCPLRERKSDIPLLFEHFVRKVSQKLGKNITYIDPSIWPLLEKYDWPGNVRELRNVAEWAVNLAEGNTVSPGHLPPYLSDSRTPHEDSCCSSFSSVTLAELERQEIRRLLEYYGGNITKVAKALGIARSTLYRKLYKYGLRTRWGVSK is encoded by the coding sequence ATGGTGGAAAATTTTTATGGAGTATATCGAAAAGTGTGGTATGAATGGAATAGATATCTTAACACTAGTACCATTTCGGGACAAATTATAAGGCCAGAAATACTCAAATCTTGGGAAAGATGCAAGAATATAGGCGTCAATCCGTACCAGAGACAAGGGCAGGAGATTATCGAGGGTTCTGCCTTAAAGGAAGCTAGGGAGAGACAAGAAGAGCTGATCCGTGCTGCCCAGCCGATAATGGAAAAGCTTTTGGCGCTGTGCGGTAGCCTGGGTTTTCTCGCAGTTTTAGTGGGAGAGGACGGTTACATACTGGAGATATTAGGGAACTACCAGGAAACTATAGATATGGCTCGAAGGATCAATTTTATTCCCGGCGCTTGCTGGCGAGAAGATAAGGTGGGTACTAACGGTATAGGTACTGCCTTGGTTTTAGGGCAAGCCCTCGAGATCACTGGGGCCGAGCATTTCTGCTGCGGCCTTCATTCCTGGACATGCGCTGGTTCCCCCATTTTTGGCCCTGAAGGACAACCTATTGGAATAATAGATCTTTCTGGGCCCTGGTACCGGGAAAATAAGCAGGCCCTAGCTACTGTAGTAGTTGCTGCCGTAGCTATCGAAAACAATTTGAGACAGAATAGGGCCCAAAAAGAAACTATGATTTACAGGCAACTCACAAAACACTTTTTAGAAAACAACAGCGATCCCTTATTAGTTGTGGATAGGACAGGAAGACTAGTCAGAGCTAATTGTGCCTCTGAGAAAGTTCTGGGATGCAAAATAGAAGATTTAATAGGGCGAAGGGTTGAAGAAATATTTGGCAATCCGCAGGAAATTTTATCCCTCATAGAAGGGCGACAAAGTATAAAGGGTAAGGAAATATTAGTACAAGGCAGGAAAGGAGTCTTGCGGTGCAGGGCGGACCTTTCACCTGTAACTGGTGACTACAATGAAAGCGTAGCGGCTCTGATAGCCCTTAAATTGCCTGACAGCAGCCAATTTTATATGAGCTCTCCCCTAACTTTACAAGGGTTTGAACATATTTTAGGGAATCATCCTCGTTTGCGTGAAAGTATACGATTGGCCTACATCGCGGCCCGTAGTGATGCTCCGGTGCTTATTCTGGGTGAGACAGGGACTGGTAAAGAACTGTTTGCTAGGTCTATACACGAGGCTAGCGGCCGGAAGGGGCCTTTCGTGGCGATAAATTGCGGCGCCTTGCCGCGGGAGCTAGTAGGTAGCGAGCTTTTCGGTTATGTGGGCGGGGCCTTTACTGGTGCACGGCCAGAGGGTAAGCCAGGCAAATTTGAACAAGCCCAAGGAGGTACTCTGTTTTTAGATGAGATTGGCGAGATGCCTCCAGATATACAGGTGTATCTTTTACGGGTGCTGGAAGAAAAGAAAGTAGTGCGCCTGGGTGGACATAAGGAGATCCCTTTAGACGTCCGAGTTATTGCGGCGACCAACTCGGATTTACCGAAGCTAGTTAGGGAGAAAAAATTCCGAGAGGATCTGTATTTTCGCCTGGGAGTTTTTACTATTCACCTATGCCCATTACGCGAGCGTAAAAGTGATATACCCCTTCTTTTTGAACATTTTGTGCGTAAAGTTTCGCAAAAGTTAGGTAAAAATATTACCTATATCGATCCATCTATTTGGCCTCTATTAGAAAAATATGACTGGCCAGGAAACGTAAGGGAACTGCGCAACGTGGCCGAATGGGCAGTAAATTTGGCAGAAGGTAATACTGTTTCTCCAGGTCATTTGCCACCTTACTTATCAGATTCCCGAACTCCCCATGAGGACAGTTGTTGTTCTTCTTTTTCTTCGGTCACTCTGGCAGAGCTGGAAAGACAGGAGATTAGGCGCCTTCTCGAGTATTACGGTGGAAATATAACTAAGGTGGCCAAAGCCTTGGGCATAGCACGGAGCACCTTATATAGGAAACTGTATAAGTATGGGCTGAGGACTCGTTGGGGTGTTTCAAAATAA